Genomic segment of Ruegeria sp. TM1040:
AAACGTGCAATACCATAGCCCGCAAGGAACACGCCCAGGATACGGCCGGGGGCTTGAAACGCTTGGCGCCGGTAGACCATCCACAGGATGAGGGCGCCAAGGATCAGCCCTTCCATTGCGGCCTCATAAAGTTGGCTGGGATGGCGGGCGCAGATCTCGCCCAGAGCCTGACCACACTTCTGCGCGGCGCTGCCCGGAAAGGCAACGCCCCACGGCAGATCGGTTGCGCGCCCCCAGAGCTCTGCATTTACGAAATTCGCAAGCCGCCCCAGCAAGAGGCCCGGTGCGACCGCATGGGCGACGAGATCCGCGATCTGCAGCTTGTTGATATTGTGCGCTCGCGCATAAAACCAGGACGCGAGCACAACCCCCAGTAGGCCGCCGTGAAAGGCCATGCCGCCCTCCCAGATCCGCAGGATCTGTGCTGGGTTTTGCAGATAGACCGAGGGTTGATAAAAGAGCACATAGCCGATCCGCCCACCCAAGATCACGCCAAGAATGATCCAGGTCATCAGGTCCTCGACCTGGCGCGGGGTCATCGGCGGGGCCTCATTGGCCCAGAGCGCCGGACGTTTCACCGCCCGCACAGCCAGAAACCATGCGATCAGGATGCCAACGATATAGGCCAGCGCATACCAGCGCAGCGCGAACTCGGTTCCAAAGAGCGTGACGGAGAAAATCTCCGGCGACAGGTTCGGGAATTGGATCATCTCTGCGAGCATGGGGTCTTCTGTGCCTCTTTGGGGCAAGTCCTGTCAACGGCTTGCCGTTTGCGCCTCAAGTGCCCATATAGGGGGTAAGCCTCGCAGAGGTAAGACATGAACCGGGAGATGGCCATGCAGACCCGCAACAAGATTATGGACGACATTTCGCAACTGATGACCAACGCTATGGGCGTGGCGCAGGGGGCG
This window contains:
- the lgt gene encoding prolipoprotein diacylglyceryl transferase → MLAEMIQFPNLSPEIFSVTLFGTEFALRWYALAYIVGILIAWFLAVRAVKRPALWANEAPPMTPRQVEDLMTWIILGVILGGRIGYVLFYQPSVYLQNPAQILRIWEGGMAFHGGLLGVVLASWFYARAHNINKLQIADLVAHAVAPGLLLGRLANFVNAELWGRATDLPWGVAFPGSAAQKCGQALGEICARHPSQLYEAAMEGLILGALILWMVYRRQAFQAPGRILGVFLAGYGIARFIVEFFRQPDAQFISEGNPLGLAWHIGGFGLTQGQALSIPMILIGLWFVLRAGKTDLHEVRA